A section of the Tenrec ecaudatus isolate mTenEca1 chromosome 10, mTenEca1.hap1, whole genome shotgun sequence genome encodes:
- the OR2K2 gene encoding olfactory receptor 2K2, producing the protein MKGGNSTIWSFFFLEGFSRYPKLEVVLFVFSLVMYLITLFGNSTLILITLLDARLHTPMYLFLGNLSFMDICYTSASIPTLLVNLLSSQKTIILSGCAVQMYLSLAMGSTECVLLAVMAYDRYVAICNPLRYPIIMNRQICVQMASVSWMTGCLTALLETSFALQVPLCGNVIDHFTCEILAVLKLACTSSLLMDMIMLVISVLLLPIPMLLICVSYFFILSTILRISSAEGRSKAFSTCGAHLTVVILYYGAALSMYLKPSSSNSQEIDKIISLLYGVLTPMLNPIIYSLRNKDVQEAVKKLLDRITMQQTHDNL; encoded by the coding sequence atgaaaggcgGAAATTCCACCATTTGGAGCTTTTTTTTCCTGGAGGGGTTTTCTCGATACCCCAAGTTAGAAGTTGTTCTGTTTGTCTTCAGCCTTGTAATGTACCTGATCACCCTCTTCGGCAACAGCACCCTGATTTTAATCACTCTCCTAGATGCACGCCTTCACACCCCCATGTACTTGTTCCTCGGGAATCTGTCTTTCATGGATATCTGTTACACATCTGCTTCCATTCCCACTTTGCTGGTGAACTTGCTATCCTCCCAGAAAACCATTATCTTGTCTGGGTGTGCTGTACAGATGTATCTGTCCCTTGCTATGGGTTCCACGGAGTGTGTGCTCCTGGCTGTGATGGCGTATGACCGTTACGTGGCCATTTGCAATCCTCTGAGATACCCCATCATCATGAACAGGCAGATCTGTGTGCAGATGGCCTCTGTCTCCTGGATGACGGGCTGCCTGACTGCTCTGCTGGAGACCAGTTTTGCCCTACAGGTGCCCCTCTGTGGGAATGTCATCGATCACTTCACATGTGAAATTCTGGCTGTGCTAAAATTAGCTTGCACAAGCTCCCTGCTCATGGACATGATCATGCTGGTGATCAGTGTGCTGCTCCTGCCCATCCCAATGCTGTTAATTTGCGTCTCTTATTTCTTCATCCTTTCTACTATTCTGAGAATCAGTTCAGCGGAAGGGAGGAGCAAAGCTTTCTCCACCTGTGGTGCCCACCTGACCGTAGTGATTTTGTATTACGGGGCTGCCCTCTCCATGTACCTCAAACCTTCTTCATCAAACTCACAAGAAATAGACAAAATCATCTCCTTGCTTTATGGAGTGTTGACCCCCATGTTGAATCCCATAATTTACAGTTTAAGGAACAAGGACGTCCAAGAGGCTGTGAAAAAACTGCTGGACAGAATAACTATGCAGCAAACACATGATAATCTCTAA